A single window of Rana temporaria chromosome 1, aRanTem1.1, whole genome shotgun sequence DNA harbors:
- the LOC120918760 gene encoding vomeronasal type-2 receptor 26-like, producing the protein MKYIPLLEAKLYDPVILKAPFNIFCGIQTNEGPPFINGPCVSTKVPRGQCSEECLPGFRKSVREGYHPCCYNCAPCSEGDISNQSDSELCKKCPENEWPNKAKTICSDKVNEYLSYEEDILVLFFSITSIIFATTSLLILGLFVWFRSTPIVRANNRNLSFILLLSLILGFLSVFLFLGRPVDITCMLQQVTFGVSFTISASSILAKTITVFIAFKATRPGSSCRKWVGVKLPNTVMLFCSSIQVMNCILWLSISPPFQEYDMDSYAGKILIQCNEGSVIGFYSMLGYLGFLAAVSFLLAFMVRTLPDSFNEAKYITFSMLVFCSVWIAMIPAYLSTRGKYMVAVEIFAILTSSAGILLCMFSPKLYILLFKPELNTRGTMLGKRMM; encoded by the exons ATGAAGTACATCCCATTACTGGAGGCCAAGCTGTATGATCCTGTAATACTGAAGGCTCCTTTT AACATATTCTGTGGTATCCAGACTAATGAAGGGCCACCTTTCATTAATGGTCCATGTGTTTCCACCAAG GTCCCAAGAGGTCAATGCTCCGAGGAATGTCTTCCAGGGTTCAGAAAATCTGTAAGAGAAGGATATCACCCATGTTGTTATAATTGTGCTCCATGTTCAGAAGGAGACATATCAAACCAATCTG ACAGTGAACTCTGCAAGAAGTGTCCTGAAAATGAATGGCCTAACAAAGCTAAAACTATTTGTAGTGACAAGGTCAATGAGTATTTATCATACGAGGAGGAcattctagttttatttttttctataacttcAATCATATTTGCTACAACATCTCTCCTTATACTTGGACTATTTGTTTGGTTTCGGAGCACTCCCATAGTCAGAGCCAATAACCGGAACCTCAGCTTcattctgctcctctccctcataCTGGGCTTCCTTTCTGTATTCCTGTTCCTTGGCCGTCCTGTGGATATTACCTGTATGCTGCAACAAGTCACTTTTGGAGTTTCCTTCACCATCTCAGCATCTTCTATCCTCGCCAAAACCATCACGGTCTTCATTGCTTTTAAAGCCACCAGACCTGGAAGTTCTTGTAGAAAATGGGTGGGAGTCAAACTTCCCAATACAGTCATGTTATTCTGCTCATCCATTCAGGTTATGAATTGCATTCTCTGGTTGTCCATCTCTCCACCATTTCAGGAGTATGACATGGACTCCTATGCTGGGAAGATCCTCATTCAGTGTAATGAAGGGTCAGTTATCGGCTTCTACTCTATGTTGGGTTATTTGGGGTTTCTGGCAGCTGTGAGTTTTCTTCTGGCTTTCATGGTgaggacattaccggacagttttaatgaggccaagtacatcaccttcagcatgctggtgttctgcagtgtctggatcgccatgatcccggcctatctgagcaccagagggaaatacatggtggctgtggagATATTTGCCATACTGACCTCCAGTGCTGGAATATTATTGTGTATGTTTTCTCCAAAACTctacattttacttttcaaaCCTGAACTGAACACAAGAGGGACAATGCTGGGGAAGAGAATGATGTAA